One Phaseolus vulgaris cultivar G19833 chromosome 2, P. vulgaris v2.0, whole genome shotgun sequence DNA window includes the following coding sequences:
- the LOC137812053 gene encoding small ribosomal subunit protein uS5c → MAAPSLSSALSSLSLSASSRFSLLPSPPHTVSLLFAKPQHHPSLLCAKCKPSDDIDTSFFDNLNPQDDIDFNPPEPPEGFVAPPSFDDSPLETEDEIAAAYEELYGPAFSGVTVLGNDVFETDALVKKDTGFGSGGKKEKIRDGFEERVVQVRRVTKVVKGGKQLRFRAVVIVGDRKGQVGVGVGKAKEVVAAVQKSAANARRNIIKVPMTKYSTFPHRSDGDYGAAKVMLRPASPGTGVIAGGAVRIVLEMAGVENALGKQIGSNNALNNARATVIAVQKMKQFREVALERGIPMEELWK, encoded by the exons ATGGCCGCACCTTCGCTTTCCTCTGCTCTCAGTTCCCTCTCCCTCTCCGCCTCTTCCCGCTTCTCTCTCCTCCCCTCGCCACCGCACACCGTCTCCCTCCTCTTCGCCAAACCCCAACACCACCCCTCCCTCCTCTGCGCCAAATGCAAACCCTCCGACGACATCGACACCTCCTTCTTCGACAACCTCAACCCGCAGGATGACATTGACTTCAATCCCCCGGAGCCCCCGGAGGGCTTCGTCGCCCCTCCCTCCTTCGACGATTCCCCCCTCGAGACGGAGGATGAGATCGCCGCCGCCTACGAGGAGCTTTACGGCCCCGCATTCAGCGGCGTCACCGTGCTCGGGAACGACGTCTTTGAAACGGACGCCCTGGTGAAGAAGGACACGGGGTTCGGGTCCGGCGGGAAGAAGGAGAAGATCCGCGACGGGTTCGAAGAGAGGGTGGTTCAGGTGAGGAGGGTGACGAAGGTTGTTAAGGGAGGGAAGCAGTTGCGCTTCAGGGCTGTCGTCATTGTCGGCGACAGGAAGGGCCAAGTCGGAGTCGGAGTCGGCAAGGCCAAGGAAGTCGTCGCCGCCGTTCAGAAGTCCGCCGCCAATGCCAGGAGGAACATCATAAAGGTGCCTATGACTAAGTACTCCACTTTTCCCCACAG ATCTGATGGAGATTATGGAGCAGCGAAGGTGATGCTTAGACCTGCTTCTCCCGGTACTGGAGTTATTGCAGGTGGAGCTGTGAGAATAGTTCTTGAAATGGCAGGAGTTGAGAATGCTTTGGGAAAGCAAATAGGGAGTAACAACGCACTCAACAATGCCAGAGCAACCGTTATTGCTGTGCAGAAAATGAAGCAGTTTCGTGAGGTTGCTCTGGAGCGTGGTATTCCAATGGAAGAATTATGGAAGTAA
- the LOC137812055 gene encoding uncharacterized protein: MEHQHAEADTGDVSSAQAVLLGALAPGVNAPTWITLKSAFLMLGVCLAVMLALAFSSSDSWLMFHVAFFVLICVTLFLLLSWFLAETGLVSVEHQMREMGLEHKDHSENQKSK, translated from the exons ATGGAACATCAGCATGCAGAAGCAGATACTGGAGATGTATCATCAGCCCAAGCAGTTCTGCTTGGAGCTTTAGCCCCTGGTGTTAAT GCTCCTACATGGATTACTTTAAAGTCGGCTTTTTTAATGTTGGGTGTCTGTCTTGCTGTTATGCTGGCCTTGGCATTCTCTTCCAGTGATTCATGGTTGATGTTCCATGTTGCATTCTTTGTTCTAATTTGCGTCACCCTATTCTTGCTTCTCAGCTG GTTTCTTGCAGAAACTGGTTTAGTTTCTGTTGAACATCAAATGCGTGAGATGGGCTTAGAGCATAAGGATCATTCGGAGAACCAAAAGAGCAAATGA